In Physeter macrocephalus isolate SW-GA chromosome 2, ASM283717v5, whole genome shotgun sequence, a single window of DNA contains:
- the LOC102983776 gene encoding protein SET-like: MAPKHQSSLPPQAKKPKKLRRTPASRPEETSASPNLPKEEKEQQEAIEHIDEVQNEIDRLNEQASEEILKVEQKYNKLRQPVFQKRSELIAKIPNFWVTTFVNHPQVSALLGEEDEEALHYLTRVEVTEFEDIKSGYRIDFYFDENSYFENKVLSKEFHLNESGDPSSKSTEIKWKSGKDLTKRSSQTQNKASRKRQHEEPESFFTWFTDHSDAGADELGEVIKDDIWPNPLQYYLVPDMDDEEGEGEEDDDDDEEEEGLEDIYEEGHEDEGEEDEDDDEGEEGEEAEGKDD, encoded by the coding sequence ATGGCCCCCAAACACCAGTCTTCACTTCCACCCCAagcaaagaaaccaaagaaactgAGACGGACTCCTGCCTCCAGGCCAGAGGAAACGTCTGCTTCTCCGAACTTGCcgaaggaagaaaaggaacagcAAGAAGCAATTGAACATATTGATGAAGTACAAAATGAAATAGACAGACTTAACGAACAAGCCAGTGAGGAGATTTTGAAAGTAGAACAGAAATATAACAAACTCCGCCAACCAGTTTTTCAGAAGAGGTCGGAATTGATCGCCAAAATCCCAAATTTCTGGGTAACAACATTTGTTAACCATCCACAAGTGTCTGCACTGCTtggggaggaggatgaagaggcGCTGCATTATTTGACAAGAGTCGAAGTGACAGAATTTGAAGATATTAAATCAGGTTAcagaatagatttttattttgatgaaaactcttactttgaaaataaagttctCTCCAAAGAATTTCATCTGAATGAGAGTGGTGATCCATCTTCAAAGTCCACTGAAATCAAATGGAAATCCGGAAAGGATTTGACAAAACGTTCAAGTCAAACGCAGAATAAAGCCAGCAGGAAGAGACAGCATGAGGAACCAGAAAGCTTCTTCACCTGGTTTACTGATCATTCTGATGCAGGTGCAGATGAGTTAGGAGAGGTCATCAAAGATGATATTTGGCCAAATCCATTACAGTACTACTTGGTTCCGGACATGGAtgatgaggaaggggaaggagaagaagatgatgatgatgatgaagaggaagaaggattGGAAGATATTTATGAAGAAGGGCATGAGGATGAAGGtgaagaagatgaagatgatgatgagggggaggaaggagaggaagctgAAGGAAAAGATGACTAA